The genome window CCCGGAGAACCAGGGCGGCAATGCCCCCATTTGATGAAAACAGAGCGGTTGCAACGTTTGGGTTCATGATATTCACCTCGAATCGTTAATCGGTGGATTTTGCCGAAGCCCGGTGCCCGGCCGATGAACCCACTTTACTATCACTCAATGATGCAACTAAGATGGATAACGTTGTTTAATTATCAATTATTGGTTGATAAAAACCGAAGAAGACGGGAGAGACGGTGGACCGAATCAACGCAATGCGCGCTTTTATTCACGTGGTTCAGGATGGGTCCTTCACCCGAGCCGCAGAGCGCCTGGACACCTCCCCCCAATTGGTTAGCAAAAATGTTTCCCAGCTGGAGCAGCACCTCGGCGTCCGGTTAATGAATCGCACCACCCGCCGGATCAATCTGACAGAAGCCGGTACCCGCTATTTCGAGAGTGCCCGCCAGGTACTGGCTGACATCGACAACCTGGAAAATCAGATTGGGGATCTTCGGCCCGAGGCCTCCGGACTGTTGCGGATTAGCGCACCGGTGTCCTTTGCGATCCGTCACATGGAGCCCCTGCTTAGCGCGTTCCGGCATGCACATCCAGCCGTCGAAGTGGACCTGCAGGTAAACGACCGGAAGGTGGACATTATCGAGGAGGGGTTTGACATTGCCCTGCGAGTCGGCCGCCTGAGAAGCTCGTCGCTGATTGCCAAACGGATTGCGCCCGTTCGGCTGGCATTCTGCGCATCGCCGGCTTACCTGGAACAACACGGCGAACCCCAGCGCCCGGAAGACCTTCAGCACCATCACTATCTGCACTACAGCTATCTGGATTCAAACGCGATCCCGGCGTTGCAGAAATGGTTTACCGGCACCACCAGCGCCAGGCGTGTAATGATGAGCAACAACGGCGACGTGCTGGTGTCTGCTGCACTGTCCGGGGCCGGCATTGCGCTTCAGCCCACCTTCCTGACCGGCCCAGCGATTCATGAAGGCAGACTGAAAGTCGTTTTGAGTGACCACGAGCCAGAGCCTATGGCCCTCTACGCGGTGTACGCCCACCGTCAGTTGGTGGCCAGCAAAGTACGCGCGTTCATCGACTTTATCGACGGCTTCTTCGGAGATCCACCCTATTGGGATCGAGATTCATAGCGTTTCGAATGCTGATCCCAAGACGAATCGGAATGCTCAAGCCTATGGATCAATACCAGCAACGTGAGCCCAT of Marinobacter sediminum contains these proteins:
- a CDS encoding LysR family transcriptional regulator, with protein sequence MDRINAMRAFIHVVQDGSFTRAAERLDTSPQLVSKNVSQLEQHLGVRLMNRTTRRINLTEAGTRYFESARQVLADIDNLENQIGDLRPEASGLLRISAPVSFAIRHMEPLLSAFRHAHPAVEVDLQVNDRKVDIIEEGFDIALRVGRLRSSSLIAKRIAPVRLAFCASPAYLEQHGEPQRPEDLQHHHYLHYSYLDSNAIPALQKWFTGTTSARRVMMSNNGDVLVSAALSGAGIALQPTFLTGPAIHEGRLKVVLSDHEPEPMALYAVYAHRQLVASKVRAFIDFIDGFFGDPPYWDRDS